A window from Pseudomonas kribbensis encodes these proteins:
- the hpf gene encoding ribosome hibernation-promoting factor, HPF/YfiA family, translating into MQVNISGHQLEVTQPLREYVEQKLKRLEGHFDKITNVQVTMCVEKLKQKIEATLHIPGNEVVANAEHTDMYAAIDALTDKLDKQLKKHKEKTQSLLQGATGR; encoded by the coding sequence ATGCAAGTCAACATCAGTGGACACCAACTGGAAGTTACCCAACCTCTCCGTGAATACGTTGAGCAGAAGCTCAAGAGGCTTGAGGGACATTTCGACAAGATCACCAACGTGCAAGTCACGATGTGCGTCGAAAAGCTGAAGCAGAAAATCGAAGCCACGCTGCATATTCCCGGCAACGAGGTCGTCGCAAACGCGGAACATACCGACATGTACGCAGCGATCGACGCGCTGACCGACAAGCTTGATAAACAACTCAAAAAGCATAAGGAAAAGACCCAGAGCCTGCTTCAGGGCGCTACCGGTCGATAA
- a CDS encoding RNA polymerase factor sigma-54, which yields MKPSLVLRMGQQLTMTPQLQQAIRLLQLSTLDLQQEIQEALESNPMLERQEDGDDFDNSDPLADNAEQKPNTEIQEPSYQETAPTVDNLEDGEWNERIPNELPVDTAWEDVYQTSASSLPSSDDDEWDFTTRTSAGESLQSHLLWQLNLAPMSDTDRLIAVTLIDCINNQGYLDETLEEILDAFDPELDIELDEIEAVLHRIQQFEPAGIGARNLGECLLLQLRQLSAKTPWLAEAKRLVTDYIDLLGSRDYSQLMRRMKLKEDELRQVIELVQSLNPRPGSQIESTEAEYVVPDVIVRKDNERWLVELNQESVPRLRVNAQYAGFVRRADTSADNTFMRNQLQEARWFIKSLQSRNETLMKVATQIVEHQRGFLEYGDEAMKPLVLHDIAEAVGMHESTISRVTTQKFMHTPRGIYELKYFFSSHVSTSEGGECSSTAIRAIIKKLVAAENQKKPLSDSKIAGLLEAQGIQVARRTVAKYRESLGIAPSSERKRLM from the coding sequence ATGAAACCATCGCTAGTCTTGAGAATGGGCCAGCAGCTGACGATGACACCGCAGCTGCAACAGGCCATCCGCCTGCTCCAATTGTCGACCCTGGATCTGCAACAGGAAATCCAGGAGGCTCTGGAATCCAACCCGATGCTCGAACGCCAGGAAGACGGCGACGACTTCGACAATTCAGACCCGCTGGCCGACAACGCCGAACAGAAGCCCAATACCGAGATCCAGGAACCTTCCTACCAGGAAACCGCGCCGACGGTCGACAATCTCGAGGACGGCGAATGGAACGAGCGAATCCCCAACGAACTGCCTGTCGACACCGCCTGGGAAGACGTCTACCAGACCAGCGCCAGCAGCCTGCCGAGCAGCGATGACGACGAGTGGGATTTCACCACCCGTACCTCCGCCGGCGAGAGCCTGCAAAGCCACCTGCTGTGGCAGCTGAACCTGGCGCCGATGTCCGACACCGATCGCCTGATCGCCGTGACCCTGATCGATTGCATCAACAATCAGGGCTACCTCGACGAAACCCTCGAAGAAATCCTCGACGCCTTCGATCCGGAGCTCGACATCGAGCTGGACGAGATCGAAGCCGTCCTGCACCGCATCCAGCAATTCGAACCCGCCGGCATTGGCGCACGCAACCTGGGCGAATGCCTGCTGCTGCAATTGCGCCAGCTGTCAGCCAAGACCCCTTGGCTGGCCGAAGCCAAGCGACTGGTCACCGATTACATCGACCTGCTCGGCAGCCGCGACTACAGCCAGCTGATGCGCCGCATGAAGCTCAAGGAAGATGAACTGCGCCAGGTCATCGAACTGGTCCAGAGCCTCAACCCGCGCCCCGGCTCGCAGATCGAATCCACCGAAGCCGAATACGTGGTGCCTGACGTCATTGTGCGCAAGGACAACGAGCGCTGGCTGGTCGAGCTGAACCAGGAATCGGTTCCGCGTCTGCGGGTCAACGCTCAATACGCCGGTTTCGTCCGTCGCGCCGACACCAGCGCCGACAATACCTTCATGCGCAACCAGTTGCAGGAAGCCCGCTGGTTCATCAAGAGCCTGCAGAGCCGCAACGAAACCCTGATGAAGGTTGCCACCCAGATCGTCGAGCATCAGCGCGGCTTCCTGGAATACGGCGACGAAGCGATGAAGCCACTCGTGCTGCATGACATCGCCGAGGCAGTCGGCATGCACGAGTCGACGATTTCCCGGGTGACCACGCAGAAATTCATGCATACCCCCCGGGGCATATATGAACTGAAATACTTTTTCTCCAGCCACGTCAGCACCTCCGAAGGCGGCGAATGCTCGTCCACGGCGATCCGCGCGATCATCAAGAAACTGGTCGCCGCGGAAAATCAGAAAAAGCCGTTGAGTGACAGCAAGATCGCTGGTTTACTGGAGGCACAAGGCATTCAGGTGGCTCGCCGCACCGTCGCCAAGTACCGCGAATCCCTCGGGATCGCGCCTTCGAGCGAACGCAAGCGGTTGATGTAA